The Mesobacillus jeotgali genome window below encodes:
- a CDS encoding peptidyl-prolyl cis-trans isomerase — MEKKQLWYIIAGLAILNAITLVMLLAKPAILEGKQESVAKIGKESISRQEWLTELEERYGQETLRDLIDQEVVKQMADKYDIKLSDQAIEREMTIYKALYSLAGNEPKTEEKWKEQIKYSLLLEEILTKDVKVSEEDMKSFYEQNNSLFDIPASYHLSQIVVETKEEGDSAVKELKNGSSFAALAMERSLDEFSANAGGDIGFVTEEDELISPEVIDAAKTLKSGEWTGPVKIENGYAIVYLHEKLEGKKYAYNEVENQIRRQIALEQMDIPVSARAFWNDADVNWFYGDSGKK, encoded by the coding sequence GTGGAAAAGAAGCAGCTTTGGTACATTATTGCCGGGTTAGCCATATTGAACGCAATAACTCTTGTGATGCTGCTAGCCAAGCCTGCGATCCTTGAAGGGAAACAGGAATCCGTTGCGAAGATTGGCAAAGAGTCAATCTCCCGCCAGGAATGGCTCACTGAGCTCGAAGAACGATACGGCCAAGAAACATTAAGGGACCTGATTGACCAGGAAGTAGTCAAACAGATGGCAGATAAATATGATATCAAGCTGTCTGATCAGGCAATCGAACGTGAAATGACTATTTATAAGGCCTTGTATTCCTTAGCAGGTAACGAGCCAAAAACAGAAGAAAAATGGAAGGAGCAGATCAAATACAGTCTGCTGCTCGAAGAAATTCTAACAAAGGATGTTAAAGTATCTGAAGAGGATATGAAGTCGTTTTACGAACAGAATAATAGTCTTTTTGATATACCTGCCTCTTATCACCTATCCCAAATCGTTGTCGAAACGAAAGAAGAAGGGGATTCAGCTGTGAAGGAGCTGAAGAATGGCTCCAGCTTCGCTGCTCTTGCGATGGAGCGGTCACTCGATGAGTTTTCGGCGAATGCAGGTGGAGACATCGGCTTTGTTACGGAAGAAGATGAGCTTATTTCCCCGGAGGTCATTGATGCGGCAAAAACGCTGAAATCCGGAGAGTGGACAGGACCCGTAAAAATAGAAAATGGGTATGCGATCGTCTATCTTCATGAGAAGCTTGAAGGGAAAAAATATGCCTACAATGAAGTGGAGAATCAGATACGCAGGCAAATTGCCCTTGAACAAATGGATATCCCTGTGTCTGCTCGGGCTTTCTGGAATGATGCAGATGTCAACTGGTTTTATGGCGACAGCGGGAAGAAATAA
- the cysK gene encoding cysteine synthase A, whose amino-acid sequence MVRIANSITELIGQTPIVKLNGLGDDQSADIYLKLEYMNPGSSVKDRIALAMIEDAEAKGVLKQGDTIIEPTSGNTGIGLAMVAAAKGYKAILVMPETMSMERRNLLRAYGAELVLTPGPEGMGGAIRKASELAKEKGYFMPQQFENEANPSIHERTTGPEIVEQMGDQLDAFISGIGTGGTITGAGKVLREKYKDIKIIAVEPTDSPVLSGGKPGPHKIQGIGAGFVPGVLDTNVYDEIIKVENEQAFEYARRAAKEAGILGGISSGAAIYAALETAKKLGKGKKVLAVIPSNGERYLSTPLYQFEE is encoded by the coding sequence TTGGTACGTATTGCAAATTCAATTACTGAGTTGATCGGCCAGACACCAATTGTGAAGCTTAATGGTCTTGGTGATGACCAAAGTGCGGATATTTATTTGAAGCTCGAATACATGAACCCGGGCAGCAGCGTCAAGGATCGTATCGCATTGGCGATGATTGAGGATGCTGAAGCTAAGGGAGTGTTGAAACAAGGAGATACAATCATCGAGCCTACTAGCGGCAATACTGGTATCGGCCTGGCAATGGTGGCGGCAGCCAAAGGGTACAAAGCGATCCTCGTCATGCCAGAAACGATGAGCATGGAGCGCAGGAATCTTCTGCGTGCCTATGGAGCTGAACTTGTGTTGACTCCTGGACCAGAAGGAATGGGCGGTGCCATCCGCAAAGCGTCAGAACTGGCGAAGGAAAAGGGATACTTCATGCCTCAACAATTCGAGAATGAAGCAAATCCAAGCATCCACGAAAGAACGACAGGTCCGGAAATCGTCGAGCAGATGGGTGACCAGCTGGATGCCTTCATCTCTGGCATCGGCACAGGCGGAACGATTACAGGGGCAGGAAAAGTCCTTCGTGAAAAATATAAGGATATCAAGATTATTGCAGTAGAGCCGACAGACTCACCGGTATTATCTGGCGGAAAGCCGGGGCCTCACAAGATCCAGGGAATCGGCGCCGGATTCGTCCCAGGCGTACTTGATACGAATGTTTATGATGAAATCATCAAGGTCGAGAATGAACAGGCATTCGAATATGCCCGCCGTGCAGCAAAAGAAGCGGGCATCCTTGGCGGAATCTCATCAGGTGCAGCCATCTATGCAGCACTGGAAACAGCGAAAAAGCTGGGCAAAGGCAAAAAGGTTCTGGCAGTCATCCCAAGTAACGGAGAACGCTACCTGAGCACCCCGCTTTATCAATTTGAAGAATAG
- a CDS encoding anthranilate synthase component I family protein — MPDYSIQSQTIPYTASRFFHQYDHIAQQYKEHVILESGRGGRYSIAAFNPWIVFSGKNNQLTITEQGSSTILEGNPLELMKDQMQNYQVPEVEGLPDFQGGAIGYLSYDYARYIEKLPSLAKDDSGIPEVYFQLFKEWFVFDHQTDKLWLMALTEKGEDKQSEDKLSDWLTKWEADVPAVEAEHRPAADELQVSMDEAEFIEAVEKVQRYIAQGDVFQVNLSVRQSKPIETEALEVYRQLRKLNPSPYMGYLHTQNFQLVSGSPELLAKVKGSEVSTRPIAGTRSRGRTDEEDLQLAYELINNEKERAEHVMLVDLERNDLGRVCKYGTVEVNEFMVIEKYSHVMHIVSNVRGELAEGETWFDVVNATFPGGTITGAPKVRTMEIIEELEPVRRGPYTGSLGWFGFNGNMELNIIIRTMLIKDGMAHVQAGAGVVIDSIPANEYKESLKKAIALWKAKELAEGKA; from the coding sequence TTGCCGGACTATAGCATTCAATCACAGACAATACCATATACAGCTTCACGTTTTTTTCATCAATATGATCATATAGCACAACAATATAAAGAGCATGTCATCCTCGAAAGCGGGAGAGGCGGGCGTTACAGTATCGCCGCGTTCAATCCCTGGATTGTGTTTTCTGGTAAAAACAATCAACTGACAATCACAGAGCAAGGATCCTCGACTATTCTTGAGGGAAATCCTCTCGAGCTAATGAAGGATCAAATGCAAAATTATCAGGTACCTGAAGTGGAAGGCTTGCCTGATTTCCAGGGCGGTGCCATCGGCTACCTGAGCTATGATTATGCACGCTATATCGAAAAGCTTCCATCGCTGGCTAAGGATGATTCCGGAATCCCGGAGGTCTACTTTCAGCTATTCAAAGAATGGTTTGTCTTTGACCATCAAACAGACAAGCTTTGGCTGATGGCCCTGACGGAAAAAGGCGAGGATAAGCAGTCGGAGGACAAGCTTTCAGATTGGTTAACAAAATGGGAGGCTGATGTACCAGCAGTTGAAGCTGAACATAGGCCTGCAGCAGATGAACTTCAAGTCTCCATGGATGAAGCTGAATTCATCGAAGCAGTAGAGAAAGTACAGCGATACATTGCCCAGGGGGACGTATTCCAGGTGAATCTGTCTGTCAGGCAGTCCAAGCCAATCGAGACAGAAGCGCTGGAAGTTTACCGGCAGCTTCGCAAGCTGAATCCATCTCCTTATATGGGTTATCTGCATACGCAAAACTTCCAGCTCGTAAGCGGTTCGCCTGAACTTTTAGCGAAAGTGAAAGGGTCTGAGGTCAGCACACGGCCAATTGCCGGCACGAGATCAAGGGGCAGGACAGACGAAGAAGATTTGCAGCTTGCCTATGAACTGATCAACAATGAAAAAGAGCGTGCCGAGCATGTCATGCTTGTCGACCTTGAAAGGAACGACTTAGGAAGGGTTTGCAAGTACGGTACGGTCGAAGTCAATGAGTTCATGGTCATTGAAAAGTATTCGCATGTCATGCATATCGTCTCTAATGTCAGAGGAGAGCTCGCAGAGGGGGAGACATGGTTCGATGTCGTCAATGCGACCTTCCCGGGCGGTACGATTACTGGTGCCCCGAAGGTGAGGACAATGGAAATCATTGAAGAACTAGAGCCTGTGAGACGCGGACCATATACTGGCTCGTTGGGCTGGTTCGGTTTTAATGGCAATATGGAACTGAACATCATCATCCGGACGATGCTCATCAAGGATGGGATGGCTCATGTACAGGCAGGAGCAGGCGTTGTCATTGATTCCATCCCTGCAAATGAATACAAAGAATCCTTAAAGAAGGCAATTGCTCTTTGGAAGGCGAAAGAGCTTGCGGAGGGTAAAGCATGA
- the pabA gene encoding aminodeoxychorismate/anthranilate synthase component II → MILMIDNYDSFTYNLVQYLGEMGEELKVIRNDQTSISGIAELDPQFLMVSPGPCSPNEAGISLEAIKSFSGKTPIFGVCLGHQSIAQVFGGDVVRAERLMHGKTSMVYHDGKTIFEGVENPFPAARYHSLIVKKETLPDCLEVSAWTEEGEIMAIRHKTLPVEGVQFHPESILTTPGKQLMRNFITHYKTAKEVSL, encoded by the coding sequence ATGATTTTGATGATTGATAACTATGATTCATTCACATATAACCTTGTTCAGTATTTAGGCGAGATGGGCGAAGAACTTAAAGTCATCCGCAATGACCAGACGTCCATCAGCGGAATTGCGGAGCTTGACCCTCAGTTCCTGATGGTCTCACCAGGACCATGCAGCCCTAATGAAGCGGGCATCAGCCTCGAGGCCATCAAGAGTTTTTCAGGAAAGACGCCTATTTTCGGTGTCTGTCTCGGACATCAGTCCATCGCCCAGGTGTTTGGCGGCGATGTGGTCCGTGCGGAGCGGCTCATGCATGGGAAAACGTCCATGGTCTATCATGACGGCAAGACGATTTTCGAAGGGGTGGAGAATCCGTTCCCTGCGGCACGCTACCATTCCCTCATCGTTAAAAAAGAAACCCTCCCTGACTGCCTGGAGGTTTCTGCGTGGACAGAAGAAGGAGAAATCATGGCGATTCGCCATAAGACACTGCCGGTCGAAGGTGTCCAATTCCATCCGGAATCGATTTTAACGACTCCAGGAAAGCAGCTGATGCGCAATTTCATTACTCATTACAAGACTGCAAAGGAAGTAAGTTTATAA
- the pabC gene encoding aminodeoxychorismate lyase, with amino-acid sequence MFVYMNGEFVKKEEVSISPFDHGFLYGLGVFETFRIYNGHPFLLDDHLERLNDSLRVLDIEAEFTREQCVKILDGLLARNKLQDAYIRFNVSAGNGEIGLQTGTYLEPNVIVFSKPLPQAGSMSEKKAMLLELRRNTPEGTERLKSHHYLNNVLAKREAGPAVDTEGIFLTSDGFLAEGIVSNIFWYKGGILFTPAVQTGILNGITRRFVIALARKAGIEVREGFYKKEEAEAADEIFLTNSIQEIVPVNEFEGRRFPGKSGELANLLFGEYEAYRETLWSRTTLDGGARI; translated from the coding sequence ATGTTTGTTTATATGAATGGAGAGTTCGTGAAAAAGGAAGAGGTCAGCATCTCTCCTTTTGACCATGGATTCCTTTATGGTTTAGGTGTCTTTGAAACGTTCAGAATCTATAATGGCCACCCTTTTTTGCTGGATGACCACCTGGAGCGGCTGAATGACAGTCTGCGGGTTTTGGACATCGAAGCTGAATTCACCAGGGAGCAATGTGTGAAGATCCTGGATGGATTATTAGCAAGAAATAAACTTCAGGATGCCTATATCCGTTTCAACGTTTCAGCAGGAAACGGCGAAATAGGCTTGCAGACTGGGACATACCTTGAGCCGAATGTGATTGTTTTTTCGAAGCCGCTGCCGCAAGCAGGGAGTATGAGTGAGAAAAAAGCTATGCTGCTCGAATTAAGGCGGAACACACCTGAAGGAACAGAGCGGCTGAAGTCACACCATTATCTTAACAATGTACTGGCCAAGCGTGAGGCAGGCCCTGCGGTGGATACGGAAGGGATTTTCCTGACAAGCGATGGGTTTTTGGCTGAAGGAATTGTCTCGAATATTTTCTGGTACAAGGGAGGCATTCTTTTTACGCCTGCAGTCCAGACCGGAATTTTGAATGGAATCACCCGCAGGTTCGTCATTGCTCTTGCCCGCAAAGCAGGCATCGAGGTTCGTGAAGGCTTTTACAAAAAGGAAGAAGCGGAAGCAGCAGATGAAATTTTCCTGACAAACTCGATTCAGGAAATCGTCCCGGTTAATGAGTTCGAGGGTAGAAGGTTTCCCGGGAAATCAGGAGAGCTGGCGAATCTTCTTTTTGGTGAATATGAAGCTTACCGGGAGACATTATGGAGCAGAACAACATTGGATGGAGGAGCTCGAATATGA
- the folP gene encoding dihydropteroate synthase — protein MNTVIKAGPYTLDFTDKTLIMGILNVTPDSFSDGGKYNHLENAVKHARQMIADGADILDIGGESTRPGHERISDEEEISRVVPAIKAISKEIEVPISIDTYKSKVAKSAVDAGAAIINDIWGAKEDPEIADVAAETGVPIILMHNRNDRNYSNFIRDVLNDLYESITIAKKAGVSDDQIILDPGIGFAKDLKENLEMMRHLDTLVSLGYPVLLGTSKKSMIGGVLNLPVSERTEGTGATVCYGIQKGCQIVRIHDVKEMSRMAKMMDALMGKGEYRG, from the coding sequence ATGAATACCGTGATAAAAGCTGGTCCATATACACTGGACTTTACTGATAAAACATTAATCATGGGAATTTTGAATGTCACACCTGATTCTTTTTCGGATGGCGGAAAATACAACCACCTTGAAAATGCCGTTAAGCATGCTAGGCAAATGATTGCAGACGGAGCAGATATCCTGGACATCGGCGGTGAATCGACAAGGCCTGGGCATGAACGGATTTCTGACGAAGAGGAAATCAGCAGGGTTGTCCCGGCGATAAAAGCCATTTCTAAAGAAATCGAGGTTCCCATTTCGATTGATACCTATAAATCGAAGGTGGCCAAAAGTGCCGTCGATGCTGGAGCGGCCATCATCAATGATATCTGGGGAGCGAAGGAAGATCCGGAAATCGCTGATGTTGCAGCGGAAACCGGGGTTCCAATCATCCTGATGCACAATCGGAATGACCGCAATTATTCGAACTTCATTCGTGACGTATTGAATGATTTATATGAAAGCATTACGATCGCGAAAAAAGCAGGGGTAAGCGACGATCAAATCATCCTTGACCCGGGCATAGGGTTTGCGAAAGATCTAAAGGAAAACCTCGAGATGATGCGTCATCTTGATACGCTTGTATCACTAGGATATCCCGTCCTCCTTGGTACATCGAAAAAGTCGATGATCGGCGGAGTCCTCAATCTTCCTGTGTCGGAACGGACAGAGGGTACGGGAGCGACCGTATGTTATGGAATCCAGAAAGGCTGTCAGATCGTCAGGATTCATGATGTAAAAGAAATGTCGCGCATGGCAAAAATGATGGACGCGTTGATGGGAAAGGGTGAATATCGTGGATAA
- the folB gene encoding dihydroneopterin aldolase — MDKIHVNQMEFYGYHGVFPEETRLGQRFAVDLTVELDLSKAGKSDELEHSINYADLYQVCKDIVEGKPFKLVESIAEKIAGTILESFSLVEICHVKVIKPDPPIPGHYKSVAVEITRSR, encoded by the coding sequence GTGGATAAAATACATGTCAACCAAATGGAGTTTTACGGGTACCATGGTGTTTTTCCTGAAGAAACAAGGCTGGGCCAGCGCTTTGCAGTCGATCTGACGGTGGAACTGGACCTTTCGAAAGCGGGAAAAAGCGATGAATTGGAGCATTCCATCAACTATGCGGACTTGTATCAAGTCTGCAAGGACATTGTGGAAGGAAAACCGTTCAAGCTTGTAGAATCGATTGCTGAAAAAATTGCCGGAACCATTCTGGAAAGCTTTTCGCTCGTCGAAATCTGCCATGTAAAAGTCATCAAGCCGGACCCGCCGATTCCCGGACACTATAAATCCGTCGCAGTCGAAATCACAAGGAGTAGATGA
- the folK gene encoding 2-amino-4-hydroxy-6-hydroxymethyldihydropteridine diphosphokinase — translation MENKAYIALGSNMGDRLGYLTQAIILLESREDITVVNTSSIYETDPVGYTDQDQFLNMAIQVETSLSSFELLDTCLEIELKLGRKREIKWGPRTLDLDILLFNHENIETEKLTIPHPRMSERAFVILPLLEMEPNLMLPTMKGPLKDCLLSIPDREGVRIWKQKNGEDVFALIES, via the coding sequence GTGGAAAATAAAGCATATATTGCGTTAGGCTCCAATATGGGTGACCGGCTTGGATATTTAACACAGGCCATTATCCTCCTTGAAAGCCGTGAAGACATCACAGTGGTAAATACTTCTTCCATCTATGAGACCGACCCTGTAGGCTATACTGACCAGGATCAATTTTTGAATATGGCCATTCAAGTAGAGACAAGCCTTTCTTCTTTCGAACTGCTCGATACATGCCTGGAGATTGAGTTAAAACTTGGGAGAAAAAGGGAAATAAAGTGGGGTCCTAGAACTTTGGACCTTGACATTTTGCTGTTCAATCACGAGAATATTGAAACAGAGAAGCTTACAATTCCGCACCCTCGGATGAGCGAACGCGCATTTGTAATCCTTCCATTGCTTGAAATGGAACCGAATCTCATGCTCCCGACCATGAAGGGGCCGCTGAAAGACTGTTTACTAAGTATACCGGATAGAGAAGGAGTACGAATATGGAAGCAGAAAAATGGGGAAGACGTATTCGCGCTTATCGAAAGCTGA
- a CDS encoding helix-turn-helix transcriptional regulator: MEAEKWGRRIRAYRKLKGFTQESFAKELGLSVSILGEIERGNRMPDERLIVKIAEFLGVEIDELTPQ, encoded by the coding sequence ATGGAAGCAGAAAAATGGGGAAGACGTATTCGCGCTTATCGAAAGCTGAAGGGTTTTACACAGGAAAGCTTCGCTAAAGAGCTAGGTTTATCGGTTTCCATCCTTGGGGAAATCGAACGTGGCAACAGGATGCCTGATGAAAGACTGATAGTCAAAATTGCAGAATTCCTGGGTGTCGAAATAGATGAACTAACCCCACAGTAG
- the dusB gene encoding tRNA dihydrouridine synthase DusB, with product MLKIGDIEMKNQVVLAPMAGICNSAFRLTVKEFGAGLVCAEMVSDKGIVSQNNRTLDMLYIDEREKPLSLQIFGGEKETLVQAAQYVDKNTNADIIDINMGCPVPKITKCDAGAKWLLDPNKIYEMVSAVVDAVDKPVTVKMRMGWDDEHIFAIENARAVERAGGSAVALHGRTRIQMYEGTANWDIIRDVKQAVNIPVIGNGDVQTPQDAKRMLDVTGADGVMIGRAALGNPWMIYRTVKYLETGELMGEPSAREKIDVSILHLDRLIDLKNEHIAVREMRKHAAWYLKGIRGNATVRNGINECSTRDELVSLLKKFADEAEAKEQLANQVG from the coding sequence ATGCTTAAGATTGGCGATATTGAAATGAAGAACCAGGTTGTCCTTGCGCCAATGGCCGGCATCTGTAACTCAGCGTTCCGCCTGACCGTCAAAGAATTTGGCGCCGGACTTGTATGTGCCGAAATGGTCAGCGACAAAGGCATTGTTTCTCAAAACAATCGAACACTCGACATGTTATATATAGATGAACGAGAAAAGCCGCTCAGCCTGCAGATTTTTGGCGGTGAAAAGGAAACGCTTGTCCAGGCAGCGCAATATGTGGACAAAAATACGAATGCCGACATTATTGATATTAATATGGGATGTCCAGTACCGAAGATCACGAAATGTGATGCAGGTGCGAAATGGCTGCTTGACCCAAACAAAATCTATGAAATGGTATCAGCAGTCGTAGATGCAGTTGATAAGCCAGTTACTGTCAAAATGCGAATGGGCTGGGATGACGAACATATTTTCGCCATCGAGAATGCCCGAGCTGTAGAACGTGCAGGTGGAAGTGCAGTGGCCCTTCACGGCCGTACACGTATACAGATGTATGAAGGAACAGCGAACTGGGATATCATCCGGGACGTGAAGCAGGCAGTCAATATCCCTGTGATTGGGAATGGTGATGTGCAGACTCCTCAGGATGCCAAGAGAATGCTTGACGTGACTGGTGCGGACGGAGTCATGATCGGACGAGCTGCACTCGGTAATCCATGGATGATCTATCGTACGGTAAAATACCTGGAAACAGGTGAATTAATGGGTGAACCAAGCGCACGCGAAAAAATCGATGTCAGCATCCTGCACCTTGACCGCCTGATTGATTTGAAGAACGAGCACATTGCCGTCCGTGAAATGCGCAAGCATGCTGCGTGGTACCTGAAGGGAATCCGCGGCAACGCAACTGTCCGTAACGGCATTAATGAATGCTCTACAAGAGACGAACTTGTCAGTTTGCTGAAAAAATTTGCGGATGAAGCGGAAGCGAAAGAGCAATTAGCAAACCAGGTTGGATAA
- the lysS gene encoding lysine--tRNA ligase encodes MSHEELNDQLRVRRDKMNSLREKGMDPFGKRFERTHLTEELISEYGELEKEEIEAKNVSVKIAGRIMTKRGKGKAGFAHIQDLAGQIQIYVRQDAVGEEQYGIFDSADLGDIIGVEGTLFKTKVGELSIKAQDFVFLTKALRPLPEKFHGLKDVEQRYRQRYLDLITSNDSKTTFINRSRIIQSMRRYLDGQGYLEVETPLMHSIAGGASARPFITHHNALDMQLYMRIAIELHLKRLIVGGLEKVYEIGRVFRNEGVSTRHNPEFTMLELYEAYADWRDIMSLTENMVAYIAQDVLGTTTIQYGEYEIDLKPEWKRVHMVDAIKEHTGVDFWPQMSTEEARALAKEHGVEITEHMQYGHIVNEFFEQKVEEHLIQPTFIYGHPVDISPLAKKNDDDSRFTDRFELFIVAREHANAFTELNDPIDQRERFEAQLKEKEQGNDEAHEMDDDFIEALEYGMPPTGGLGIGIDRLVMLLTNSPSIRDVLLFPLMRHR; translated from the coding sequence ATGAGTCATGAAGAATTGAATGACCAGCTCAGAGTCAGAAGGGACAAGATGAATTCATTGCGTGAAAAAGGCATGGATCCATTCGGAAAACGTTTTGAGCGTACTCATCTGACAGAAGAACTAATTAGTGAATATGGAGAACTGGAAAAGGAAGAAATCGAAGCGAAGAATGTTTCGGTGAAGATAGCTGGACGGATCATGACTAAGCGTGGAAAAGGAAAAGCAGGCTTCGCGCATATCCAGGACCTTGCTGGCCAGATCCAGATTTATGTACGCCAGGATGCAGTCGGTGAAGAACAATACGGAATATTTGATTCTGCTGACCTTGGTGACATTATCGGTGTAGAAGGAACTCTATTTAAAACAAAGGTTGGCGAGCTTTCAATCAAAGCTCAAGATTTCGTGTTCTTAACAAAGGCACTGCGCCCGCTTCCTGAAAAGTTCCACGGATTGAAGGATGTCGAGCAGCGCTATCGCCAGCGTTACCTTGACCTGATTACAAGCAATGACAGCAAGACGACTTTCATCAACCGCAGCCGCATCATCCAATCCATGCGCCGCTATCTTGATGGACAAGGTTATCTAGAAGTTGAAACGCCATTAATGCACTCCATCGCCGGCGGAGCTTCAGCACGTCCGTTCATCACGCACCATAACGCGCTTGATATGCAGCTATACATGCGAATCGCAATCGAGCTTCACTTAAAGCGGCTGATTGTCGGCGGCCTTGAAAAAGTATATGAGATTGGCCGTGTATTCCGTAATGAAGGTGTATCGACAAGACACAATCCGGAATTCACTATGCTTGAGCTTTATGAAGCATATGCTGACTGGAGAGACATCATGTCCCTGACTGAGAACATGGTTGCGTACATCGCTCAGGATGTTCTTGGAACAACAACAATCCAGTATGGCGAGTATGAAATCGATCTTAAGCCAGAGTGGAAGAGAGTCCACATGGTAGATGCGATCAAGGAACATACAGGAGTGGATTTCTGGCCGCAAATGAGCACGGAAGAAGCTCGTGCGCTTGCGAAGGAGCACGGAGTGGAAATCACCGAGCATATGCAGTATGGCCATATCGTCAATGAATTTTTCGAGCAAAAGGTTGAAGAGCACCTGATCCAGCCAACATTCATCTACGGCCATCCGGTTGATATTTCTCCTTTGGCGAAAAAGAATGATGATGATTCTCGCTTCACTGACCGTTTTGAATTGTTCATCGTAGCAAGGGAGCATGCAAATGCATTTACCGAGCTGAACGATCCAATCGACCAGAGAGAGCGTTTTGAAGCGCAGTTAAAAGAAAAGGAACAAGGAAACGACGAAGCGCATGAAATGGACGATGACTTCATTGAAGCGCTGGAATACGGAATGCCTCCAACAGGCGGACTGGGTATCGGGATCGACCGACTGGTTATGCTCCTGACAAATTCACCATCCATCAGGGACGTACTATTATTCCCGTTGATGCGTCATCGTTAA